The Devosia sp. YIM 151766 genome includes a region encoding these proteins:
- the ubiB gene encoding 2-polyprenylphenol 6-hydroxylase, with amino-acid sequence MGLGSTFRLIHAGWVLAREGAFSVLPEASLPPMMKFGIGMARLVERRAVRRTGSIERLNAALHRLGPSFVKFGQTLATRPDIVGAQAAADLSGLQDRMPPFDPKLVPAILSEALGVKAEQLTEISEPIAAASIAQVHRAKLRQPGEMPKVVAVKMLRPGVSERFHADTQALYAGARLAETFSRASRRLRPTEVVRTLDHSMRLELDLRLEAAAISEMAENIKDDTGFRIPQVQWDHIAQNVLTTSWVDGIPIREHTAIDKAGIDRKALAAKVLQSFLRHAIRDGFFHADMHPGNLFADPRTGDVIAVDFGIMGRIGKSERRFLADILYGFIIRDYRLVAQRHFDIGYVPPHQSVDDFTLAIRSIGEPLHGRTAAEISMAKVLGQLFTITDLFEMNTRPELVLLQKSMVLVEGVARNLDPDLDIWTVAEPVVGDWLRREEGPIGRLEDLAGHVTRFGEALGWVPALLAQAELTMAEHRAMMHRPRDGLMRNAIILALCMAILALASMTFLMLRLGISS; translated from the coding sequence ATGGGTCTGGGGTCTACCTTCCGCCTGATCCATGCCGGCTGGGTGCTGGCGCGCGAAGGCGCCTTTTCGGTGCTGCCCGAAGCTTCGCTGCCGCCGATGATGAAGTTCGGCATCGGCATGGCGCGGCTGGTCGAGCGGCGCGCGGTGCGCCGGACCGGCAGCATCGAGCGGCTCAACGCGGCGCTGCACCGGCTTGGCCCCAGCTTCGTCAAGTTCGGCCAGACCCTGGCCACCCGGCCCGACATTGTCGGCGCCCAGGCCGCCGCCGACCTGTCGGGCCTGCAGGACCGGATGCCGCCCTTCGACCCCAAATTGGTGCCCGCCATTCTCAGCGAGGCTCTGGGCGTCAAGGCTGAACAGCTCACCGAGATCAGCGAGCCGATCGCCGCCGCCTCCATCGCCCAGGTGCATCGGGCAAAGCTGCGCCAGCCCGGCGAAATGCCAAAAGTGGTGGCGGTCAAGATGCTGCGGCCCGGCGTCTCGGAACGCTTCCATGCCGATACCCAGGCGCTCTATGCCGGCGCCCGGCTGGCCGAGACCTTTTCGCGCGCCAGCCGGCGGCTCCGGCCCACCGAAGTGGTGCGCACGCTCGACCATTCCATGCGGCTCGAGCTCGACCTGCGCCTCGAAGCCGCCGCCATTTCCGAAATGGCGGAGAACATCAAGGACGATACCGGCTTCCGCATCCCCCAGGTGCAATGGGACCATATCGCGCAGAACGTGCTGACCACCAGCTGGGTGGACGGCATTCCGATCCGCGAGCACACGGCCATCGACAAGGCCGGCATCGACCGCAAGGCCCTGGCGGCCAAGGTGCTGCAGAGTTTCCTGCGCCACGCCATCCGCGACGGCTTCTTCCATGCCGACATGCATCCGGGCAATCTGTTCGCCGATCCCCGGACCGGGGACGTCATCGCCGTGGATTTCGGCATTATGGGCCGTATCGGCAAAAGCGAGCGCCGCTTCCTCGCCGATATCCTTTATGGCTTCATCATCCGCGATTACCGCCTGGTCGCTCAGCGTCATTTCGACATCGGCTATGTGCCGCCGCATCAATCGGTGGACGATTTCACCCTGGCCATCCGCTCCATCGGCGAGCCGCTGCATGGGCGCACCGCCGCCGAAATCTCCATGGCCAAGGTGCTGGGCCAGCTCTTCACCATCACCGACCTGTTCGAGATGAACACCCGCCCCGAACTGGTGCTGCTGCAGAAATCCATGGTGCTGGTGGAAGGGGTGGCCCGCAATCTCGATCCCGATCTCGACATCTGGACCGTTGCCGAGCCGGTGGTCGGCGACTGGCTGCGGCGCGAGGAGGGGCCGATCGGCCGGCTCGAAGATCTGGCCGGCCATGTCACCCGCTTCGGCGAGGCCCTGGGCTGGGTGCCGGCGCTGCTGGCCCAGGCCGAGCTCACCATGGCGGAGCATCGGGCGATGATGCACCGCCCGCGCGACGGGTTGATGCGCAATGCGATCATCCTGGCGCTGTGCATGGCGATCCTCGCCCTGGCTTCCATGACCTTCCTGATGCTGCGCCTCGGCATTTCGTCCTGA
- the moeB gene encoding molybdopterin-synthase adenylyltransferase MoeB, which yields MKPSGEPAASDRPGASSNTDPGRQAPLSPEETRRYARHLVLKGMGGVGQQKLKAAKVLIVGAGGLGSPAIAYLAAAGIGRLGIADPDTVSLSNLQRQIVHAGDDIGRNKAENAGRFVAALNPHVRLDLFPTLITPDNGAEILAPYDLVLDGTDNLATRRSVAAAAARLRRPLVSGAVSMFSGQVTIFAPHLGSPGHEALFPPEASDDALPSCEANGILGPVTGVIGALMAMEAIKLITGIGKPLIGRVLVYDGREGGFSELSY from the coding sequence ATGAAACCGAGCGGGGAGCCGGCGGCTTCGGATCGACCGGGCGCGTCTAGCAATACCGATCCCGGCCGCCAGGCGCCGCTATCGCCGGAAGAGACCCGCCGCTATGCCCGCCACCTGGTGCTCAAGGGCATGGGCGGCGTGGGCCAGCAGAAACTCAAGGCGGCCAAGGTCCTGATCGTCGGCGCCGGCGGGCTGGGCAGCCCGGCCATCGCCTATCTCGCCGCCGCCGGCATCGGCCGGCTGGGCATCGCCGATCCCGACACCGTCTCGCTCTCCAATCTGCAACGCCAGATCGTCCATGCCGGCGACGATATCGGCCGCAACAAGGCCGAAAATGCCGGACGTTTCGTCGCCGCGCTCAATCCGCATGTGCGGCTCGACCTGTTCCCGACCCTGATCACCCCGGACAATGGCGCCGAAATCCTCGCGCCTTACGATCTGGTCCTCGACGGCACCGACAATCTCGCCACCCGCCGCAGCGTCGCCGCCGCCGCCGCGCGCCTGCGCCGGCCGCTGGTTTCGGGCGCCGTGTCGATGTTTTCCGGCCAGGTCACGATCTTCGCGCCGCATCTGGGCAGCCCCGGCCACGAGGCGCTCTTTCCCCCCGAAGCCAGCGACGATGCCCTGCCCTCCTGCGAAGCCAATGGCATTCTCGGCCCGGTCACCGGGGTGATCGGCGCGCTGATGGCCATGGAGGCGATCAAGCTGATCACCGGCATCGGCAAGCCGCTGATCGGACGAGTGCTGGTCTATGACGGCCGCGAGGGCGGTTTTTCGGAATTAAGCTATTGA
- the irrA gene encoding iron response transcriptional regulator IrrA, whose amino-acid sequence MTESSLAARPLPSRKPCLTAVLRMAGLRPTRQRVALAELLFGGPHRHVSAEQLHAEAGTAKVNVSLATIYNTLHQFHEAGLLREVAIDASRSYFDTDTSDHHHFFVEEEQRMIDIPAEAVAFKSLPAAPAGMEVAHVDVVIRVRKTPA is encoded by the coding sequence ATGACCGAAAGCAGCCTTGCCGCCCGGCCCCTTCCGTCCCGCAAACCCTGCCTGACGGCGGTTCTCCGCATGGCCGGGCTCCGCCCGACCCGCCAGCGGGTGGCGCTGGCCGAATTGCTGTTCGGCGGCCCGCACCGCCATGTCAGCGCCGAGCAATTGCATGCCGAGGCCGGCACCGCCAAGGTCAATGTCTCGCTGGCCACCATCTACAATACCCTGCATCAATTCCATGAAGCCGGGCTGCTGCGCGAAGTCGCCATCGACGCCTCGCGCTCCTATTTCGACACCGACACTTCGGACCATCATCACTTCTTCGTGGAAGAAGAGCAGCGGATGATCGACATTCCCGCCGAGGCGGTCGCCTTCAAGTCGCTGCCGGCGGCGCCGGCCGGCATGGAAGTGGCGCATGTCGATGTGGTGATCCGCGTCCGCAAGACCCCGGCCTGA
- the dut gene encoding dUTP diphosphatase has product MSEAGPAIRLKWLPHGAGLPLPRAASALAAGADLRAALPEGEPLELQPGKRAIVPCGFAMALPVGYEAQIRPRSGLAARHGIAVLNAPGTIDADYRGEVMVIVINLGEEAFTIERGERIAQMVVAPVLQPRFVTGDELDETERGAGGFGSTGRV; this is encoded by the coding sequence GTGAGCGAGGCCGGCCCCGCCATTCGCCTCAAATGGCTGCCGCATGGCGCGGGCCTGCCATTGCCAAGGGCGGCCAGCGCGCTGGCCGCCGGAGCGGACCTGCGCGCCGCCCTGCCGGAAGGCGAGCCGCTGGAACTCCAGCCCGGCAAGCGGGCCATCGTGCCCTGCGGCTTTGCCATGGCGCTGCCCGTCGGCTACGAAGCCCAGATCCGGCCGCGCTCCGGCCTGGCGGCCAGGCACGGCATCGCCGTCCTCAACGCCCCCGGCACGATCGACGCCGATTATCGGGGCGAGGTCATGGTGATCGTCATCAATCTGGGCGAGGAAGCCTTTACCATCGAGCGGGGCGAGCGTATCGCCCAGATGGTGGTGGCGCCGGTGCTGCAGCCGCGTTTCGTTACGGGAGACGAATTGGATGAAACCGAGCGGGGAGCCGGCGGCTTCGGATCGACCGGGCGCGTCTAG
- the fabB gene encoding beta-ketoacyl-ACP synthase I, with product MRRVVVTGMGIISSIGNSLDEVTASLRAAKPGIVTAPDYAELGFRSQVKGDPGLDPFEVLDRRVTRFMGKGAAWNYLAMQQAIADAGLEDSDISNPMTGIVMGSGGASTRTIVEAADVTRKNTSPKRIGPLAVPKAMGSTASATLATAFGIKGINYSITAACATSKHCIGNAAENIMLGKQDIVFAGGHEDLDWTLSDLFDAMGAMSSDFNDTPEKASRAYDAARDGFVISGGAGVLVLEEYEHAKARGARIWAEVVGYGATSDGLDMVAPSGEGAERCMRMALQNVKAPIDYINPHATSTPVGDLKEIEALRAVFGNGDKCPPISATKSLTGHSQGATGVHESIYSILMMKHRFIAESANIDVLDPAFEDMPILRQRRDDVDLAHVLSNSFGFGGTNAALVFKHPEA from the coding sequence ATGAGACGAGTTGTCGTCACCGGCATGGGTATCATTTCCTCGATCGGCAATTCGCTGGACGAGGTCACTGCGAGCCTGCGGGCCGCCAAGCCCGGCATCGTCACGGCGCCAGATTATGCCGAATTGGGTTTCCGCAGCCAGGTCAAGGGCGATCCGGGCCTCGACCCGTTCGAAGTGCTCGACCGCCGCGTCACCCGCTTCATGGGCAAGGGCGCCGCCTGGAACTACCTCGCCATGCAGCAGGCCATCGCCGATGCGGGGCTGGAGGACAGCGACATTTCCAACCCGATGACCGGCATCGTCATGGGCTCGGGCGGCGCTTCCACCCGCACCATCGTCGAGGCGGCGGACGTCACCCGCAAGAATACCAGCCCCAAGCGCATCGGGCCGCTGGCCGTGCCCAAGGCCATGGGCTCGACCGCCTCGGCGACGCTGGCCACCGCCTTCGGCATCAAGGGCATCAACTATTCGATCACCGCCGCCTGCGCCACCTCCAAACATTGCATCGGCAATGCCGCCGAGAACATCATGCTGGGCAAGCAGGACATCGTCTTTGCCGGCGGCCACGAGGACCTCGACTGGACGCTGTCGGACCTGTTCGACGCCATGGGCGCCATGAGTTCGGACTTCAACGACACCCCGGAAAAGGCCTCCCGGGCCTATGACGCGGCGCGCGACGGCTTCGTCATTTCCGGCGGCGCCGGGGTGCTGGTGCTCGAGGAATACGAACACGCCAAGGCGCGCGGCGCCAGGATCTGGGCGGAAGTGGTGGGCTATGGCGCCACTTCCGACGGCCTCGACATGGTCGCGCCCTCGGGCGAAGGGGCCGAGCGCTGCATGCGCATGGCGCTGCAAAACGTCAAGGCGCCCATCGACTACATCAATCCGCACGCCACCTCGACACCGGTGGGGGATCTCAAGGAAATCGAGGCCCTGCGCGCCGTTTTCGGCAATGGCGACAAATGCCCGCCGATCTCGGCCACCAAGTCGCTGACCGGCCATAGCCAGGGCGCGACCGGCGTGCATGAATCGATCTATTCGATCCTGATGATGAAGCACCGCTTCATCGCCGAAAGCGCCAATATCGACGTGCTGGACCCCGCCTTCGAGGACATGCCCATCCTCCGCCAGCGCCGCGACGATGTCGACCTGGCCCATGTGCTGTCCAATTCGTTCGGCTTCGGCGGCACCAATGCGGCGCTGGTGTTCAAGCATCCGGAGGCTTGA
- the fabA gene encoding 3-hydroxyacyl-[acyl-carrier-protein] dehydratase FabA yields MAERQHAFGYEELLAHGRGELPGQMDARLPAPPMLMFDRITHIEESDGAYGKGYVVAELDLNPDLWFFQCHFLGDPVMPGCLGLDALWQMTGFFLGWSGSPGRGRALGGEIKFTGQATNDKKLLEYRIDIKRHMRSPLPFGIATGTVKADGELIYVAENLRVGLIPVAGTQKNP; encoded by the coding sequence ATGGCCGAGCGGCAACACGCATTTGGATATGAAGAACTGCTGGCCCATGGCAGAGGCGAACTGCCCGGCCAGATGGACGCCCGCCTGCCGGCGCCGCCCATGCTGATGTTCGATCGCATCACCCATATCGAGGAGAGCGACGGCGCCTATGGCAAGGGCTATGTGGTCGCCGAACTCGATCTCAATCCGGACCTGTGGTTCTTCCAGTGCCATTTTCTCGGCGACCCGGTCATGCCGGGCTGCCTGGGGCTCGATGCGCTCTGGCAGATGACCGGCTTCTTCCTCGGCTGGTCGGGCTCGCCCGGCCGCGGCCGCGCCCTGGGCGGCGAGATCAAGTTCACCGGCCAGGCGACCAATGACAAGAAGCTGCTGGAATACCGCATCGACATCAAGCGGCATATGCGCTCGCCCCTGCCCTTCGGCATCGCCACCGGCACCGTCAAGGCGGATGGCGAGCTCATCTATGTCGCCGAAAATCTCCGGGTCGGCCTCATTCCGGTCGCCGGAACGCAGAAAAACCCCTGA
- a CDS encoding arylamine N-acetyltransferase translates to MPEKVNLNAYFERIGFAGSIAPTLATLGMLHALHPAIIPFENLNPLMGEPVRLDQPSLERKFLAEKRGGYCFEHNLLFKRMLEDLDYTTRPLLARVIWNNPDHLERPPSHMLLLVEVNGQNYIADVGFGGLTLTAPLRLRAGVEQETPHETFRLSGGDPDWTLEARIGEDWRALYSFNLDPVSEDAIALLNQAIAADPASPFTHELRVALSPGGRRLKLHNADFTVQRAEADAEKREITRMETLRSVLTEEFGLTLPNDERLEPALAQFLPPVPPPAEPPAEPAPEPAPEPEQPLDSGP, encoded by the coding sequence ATGCCTGAAAAGGTCAATCTGAACGCCTATTTCGAGCGAATCGGCTTTGCCGGCTCCATCGCACCTACATTGGCGACTCTGGGAATGCTGCATGCGCTGCATCCCGCGATCATCCCGTTTGAAAATCTCAATCCGCTGATGGGCGAGCCGGTGCGGCTCGACCAGCCCAGCCTGGAACGCAAGTTCCTGGCCGAAAAGCGCGGCGGCTATTGTTTCGAGCACAATCTGCTGTTCAAGCGCATGCTCGAAGACCTCGATTACACCACCCGTCCGCTCCTCGCCCGGGTGATCTGGAACAATCCCGACCATCTGGAGCGGCCGCCCAGCCATATGCTGCTGCTGGTCGAGGTCAACGGCCAGAATTATATCGCCGATGTCGGCTTTGGCGGATTGACGCTGACCGCGCCGCTGCGCCTGCGCGCCGGGGTGGAGCAGGAAACGCCGCACGAGACCTTCCGCCTCAGCGGCGGCGATCCCGACTGGACGCTGGAAGCCAGGATCGGCGAGGATTGGCGCGCCCTCTATAGCTTCAATCTCGATCCGGTCAGCGAGGACGCCATCGCCCTGCTCAACCAGGCCATCGCCGCCGACCCCGCCTCCCCGTTCACCCATGAATTGCGCGTCGCCCTGTCCCCGGGCGGACGCCGGCTCAAGCTGCATAATGCCGATTTCACCGTGCAGAGGGCCGAGGCGGACGCCGAAAAGCGCGAGATCACCCGGATGGAGACGCTGCGCTCGGTGCTGACCGAGGAATTCGGGCTGACCTTGCCCAATGACGAGCGGCTCGAACCGGCCCTGGCGCAATTCCTGCCCCCGGTCCCCCCGCCGGCCGAACCGCCGGCCGAACCGGCGCCGGAGCCGGCGCCGGAGCCGGAGCAGCCGCTCGATTCCGGACCATGA